One segment of Salvelinus fontinalis isolate EN_2023a chromosome 12, ASM2944872v1, whole genome shotgun sequence DNA contains the following:
- the LOC129867052 gene encoding transmembrane protein 266-like isoform X2 produces the protein MSKPQSNWLKPCCGRRAAPWQVCLLSAGFNCFLVACVILVVVLLCLELLIDTKLLQFNNALQFASIIHWISLVILSVFFAETVFRIVVLGIWDYIENKVEVFDGAVIVLSLAPMVASTVANGPSSPWDAIGLIITLRIWRIKRITDAYVLQVKVEMEMEIQQYEKAKAVREEQLERLTQICQEQAFEIRQLRAHLAQQDLDLVAEREAAMQIHHVWGKQCSIFQEVDGLAPTGPEKRSQAKAREAAGPGDHVIQDDMNNYISQYYSEASSDIGIPDPARVITAAIDIHLPNNPSQQPSSLVSADAASIRLQQTGSSVSEASNATMSHSSFSARQHSISSHTLGSTTDCSSTVREASTSTDSYSGQRCYPPPYCSPLALGTQPGPRGHPSTVVQELLSSLSEDSCLGQKGLDPVNLKMPSPAGSTKTSPELEHRLNIYNKRNQESRGGFHTKPLIHLQASEPFMEKYRLSQADAPVNRLPET, from the exons GTCTAACTGGCTGAAGCCGTGCTGTGGGCGGAGGGCAGCCCCGTGGCAGGTGTGTCTGCTAAGTGCTGGCTTTAACTGTTTCCTGGTGGCCTGTGTCATCCTGGTGGTGGTGCTGCTGTGTCTGGAGCTGCTCATCGACACCAAACTCCTGCAGT TTAACAACGCGTTGCAGTTTGCCAGCATTATCCACTGGATCAGCCTGGTCATTCTGTCTGTGTTCTTTGCTGAG acgGTGTTCAGGATTGTGGTGCTGGGGATCTGGGATTACATTGAGAACAAAGTGGAG gtgTTTGATGGTGCAGTCATAGTGCTGTCGCTGGCCCCCATGGTGGCCTCAACGGTGGCCAACGGCCCCAGCAGCCCCTGGGACGCCATTGGTCTCATCATCACCCTGCGCATCTGGAGAATCAAGAGGATAACTGACG CCTACGTGCTGCAGGTGaaggtggagatggagatggagatccAGCAGTATGAGAAGGCCAAGGCTGTCAGGGAGGAGCAGCTGGAGAGACTCACCCAGATCTGCCAGGAGCAGGCA tTTGAGATCAGGCAGCTGCGGGCCCATCTGGCTCAGCAGGATTTGGACCTGGTAGCAGAGCGAGAGGCTGCCATGCAGATTCACCATGTGTGGGGAAAGCAGTGCAGTATCTTTCAGGAGGTGGACGGCCTAGCCCCTACAGGCCCCGAAAAGCGCAGCCAGGCTAAAGCCAGGGAGGCAGCGGGCCCTGGAG ATCATGTTATTCAAGACGACATGAACAACTACATCAGCCAGTACTACAGTGAGGCAAGCAGTG ATATTGGAATCCCAGATCCAGCTCGTGTCATCACCGCAGCCATAGACATCCATCTTCCCAACAACCCCAGCCAGCAGCCCTCGTCTCTGGTGAGTGCAGACGCAGCGTCCATCCGCCTGCAGCAGACAGGCAGCTCTGTGAGCGAGGCCTCCAACGCCACCATGTCCCACTCCAGCTTCAGCGCCCGCCAGCACAGCATCAGCAGCCACACCCTTGGCTCCACCACCGACTGCAGTTCCACCGTCCGTGAGGCTTCCACCTCCACAGACTCCTACAGCGGCCAGCGCTGTTACCCCCCACCCTACTGCAGCCCCCTGGCCCTGGGCACACAGCCTGGCCCCAGAGGACACCCCAGCACCGTGGTGCAGGAGTTGCTCTCCTCGCTGTCTGAGGACTCCTGTCTGGGCCAGAAGGGCCTGGACCCTGTCAACCTCAAAATGCCCAGCCCTGCTGGCTCCACCAAGACCAGCCCTGAGCTGGAGCACAGGCTCAACATCTACAACAAGAGGAACCAGGAGAGCCGGGGAGGCTTCCACACCAAGCCCCTCATCCACCTGCAGGCCAGTGAGCCCTTCATGGAGAAGTACAGGCTATCTCAGGCAGATGCCCCTGTCAACCGTCTGCCTGAGACATAG